The genomic interval AAGCCGAGCTAGCCTTCTTGCCCGACGTGCAGGGTCCCTACAGCAACGATGTCCTAGAAAAGATAACAAAAATCAAACCCAGAATCGTAATAGTTGGAGGTCCCCCAACTTATCTCTCGGGGTCGAAAGTATCAAAGGATGCTGTGGACAGGGGGATGAGGAACCTCTCGAGGCTTTACGCCCAGCTCTCACAAGAAAGCAAAATCATTATTTCCCACCACCTTCTAAGAGATCCCGAATGGAGAGAAAAGCTTGAAAGCTATGGTATCCCTGGGAACAGCATAAAGACTTATAGCGACATTCTCGGGCTCCCATACACGGGTTTGGAGGCATACAGAAATTTCCTCTTCGAAAACAACCCGCCGCCAAGCAACTACAGAGAGATACTGGAGGCACTGAAAAAAGAACGCGCGAGATGTGATAAGCTCTTTGATTTCCTGGAAAAATAAAGACTTATTAACTCTGCATCTGCTATAGCAAACTCCTTGTTGTGAAAAATAGTGAAGGTGATAAGGTTGAGGGGAATAATAGTAACCGTGCTATCTAAATCCCCAGAAAAAGCACGTGAAATAGCGGGGAGCATTGCAAAACTCGAGGACAAAAACAAGGTTGAAATCTACTATAGAAAGCTTTCCCCAGACCTTCTCCTCTCTCTACTTGTACCCACAGACTACCCAGACAGCATACTCAACGCTGTTTCCACGGCTACTCTCTCTGATGTGATCATATTTTACGGCGACGAGCCGCTAAATTCATTTGATGGAGAACTCCTACTGTTGATGGGCATGCTCGAGAAGAAAAGCATAATTATAGGTGGAGACGAAAGAATTAAGAAACTTGCGTCAAGCGCCGGAGTCAAGAACGCCCTCTTCGTAGACAGCCCCCACGAGATCCGCTTTGAAGACTTAGCAGTAGATAAAAATGCGGGCTTCATCTATATCGACAGAGTTTTCCCGGTGAGGGGTGTCGGCACAGTGATGCTTGGATATGCCAAGACATCCATAAGAGCACATGACAAGTTTGTCTCTCTCCCTGCAAAAAAGGAAATAGAGATAAAAAGCATACAAGTTTTAGACGTTGACTTTGAAGAAGTGGGCTATGGGACAAGGGTAGGCCTAGCTATTAAGGGCGAGGAGTACGAAAGACTCAAAGAGACTTATTCGCTGGTAAGAGGCAACTTGACTGAAAAAATTGAAGGCAAGATCGTAAAGCTCCCCTGGTCCGTCGACCTCAAAAATGGCAATGAGTACCATATATACAGCGAAGGCTGCTATTCTACTGGAATAGTTGAGGTTGAAGGAGACGGCATCAGAGTACAGCTTAGGAAACCGTTGCCTGAGGCAAAGGAATACTTGATAGCAACGCCTAATACAAATGGGAAAATGTCACGGATAGTAGGCAAGGTAACATTCTAACGCATGGCTAGTCAAGAAGCATTTCTAGGTACCATTCCGGATCGAATTCTTTTAGGTCTCTTATACCCTGCCCGACGCCGACAAAAATTATTGGCTTCCGTGTTATGTATACAATGGACAGGGCAGCACCTCCTTTAGTATCTGCATCAAACTTGGTGAGAATAGAGCCGTCGAATCCGACCTCGTTGTAAAATGTCTTGGCCTGCTCTACTGCATCGTTCCCTACAAGGGCATCTCCCACAAATATCTTTAGGTCTGGCTGAGATACTCTAACTATTTTCCTCATCTCGTCCATTAGATTCTTCTTTGTATGCATCCTGCCCGCAGTGTCGATCAAAACAACCTGAGACAAACCCTTTTCCCCGCGTTTCACAGCCTCATAGGCAACAGCGGCGGGGTCAGCATCATATCCCAGAGACACAAAGTCTGCACCAATTTTGGACGCCCAGTACTGTGCCTGCTCTATGGCACCTGCCCGAAAAGTGTCAGCCGCCGCTATGGTAACCCTATAGCCCTTTTCCTTGTATAGATTGGCCAGCTTGGCCACAGTAGTTGTTTTTCCGTGGCCATTTGGCCCTAGAAATACAATTGTGAAATAGCCTTTTTGTCGAATAGCCTCAGCAGTTCTCTGCCATATATCTATCTTCCCCGCCTGGGAGAAAAGGTCTTCGAGGAGCCTCCTGAACTCTTTAAGGATGATTTCCTTCTTGTTTTCTAGTCTGCCTACTTTTTTCCCAGAAATACGCTCGGAAAGATCCCTAAAAATAGACTCTGCAACTTCTAGGGCTACTCCTTCTTCGACAAGCTTCAATACATAGGTCGACGAAACCTCTTCTACAGCCTTGGGGTCAAGCTCCGTATAGGCAAGCTCCTCTACAAACGACTTTAAAACATTTTTCAGGCTAAAGCTCGGCATTAGAAACTACTCCCGGCAGGCTATTTTGTTGCCTTGATTATTCCTTCGATTTCTCTGATCCTAGACACGATTTTGTTCAAATCGTCTACTCTTTTTTGTATGAGCTGGTTCAGTTCTTCCTTTCTCTTGCTGAGGAAATCCAAAGTCTCCTCGAAGGTTTTCTCAACAAGTATGTCTCGCGCTATTGCCACTAGGAACTTCTCTTGCTTCTTCACATTTGCCCTGATATATATCCCTGAGGAAACCGGGACAAGTATCTCCTTTGAATCTTCCAAAGAATTTATATTTTTAAGAGCCGAAATAGCAGCTTCAACTTCGGCGACTAGGCTCTGTGCAAGGGTTATTTCCTTCTCGAGTTCTTCAGCTATTTGGGCCAGGTAACCGTATTCCTCGGCCAGCCTCTCCCTACTTATCTGTGACAATTATATTCACCTTAAAATATACGCGACAATCTTGTCTGCCTGTGCCAGATCCCTGACGTATTCGTCCTGAACCTCTTCTAGGGGAACCTCTCTAATACTTGCAATCTTTATGTGGTTTCTAGTGAGCTTGTGTCTCGACCCCAAGATACTGTATACTTTTTCTTTTGCTTCGTCCTCGCTTAGCCCCCTTACGTAGATCCTAAACTTCCTTTGTTCGCCGAGCCTTAGACGCATTGTTCCCGAAACTTCAAATGTTTTCACTGAACCCATAACGACCCTCAGAAAAAATGTAACAAGATTTATAGTTTTTTTGCTTCAACGCGGCCAAAACTTCCTCACAAAGCATTTGTCAGAAAAATGGTGGACCGGCCGGGATTCGAACCCGGGACCACCGCCGTTCTCGGAACCCCAACTTTCATGGTCCTTGCAAAGGCGGCATCCTCCCACTAGACGACCGGCCCCCTTTGTTTAGAATACTTGAGATTTTTAAAAGTTTTTGCGCTGAGCTCCATCGCTTTTCTTTCCAGTCATTGTTTTTTGTATAGGAGAGATAACTTTCAGGATTATTTTCGGAAGCAATTTCATGTTTTTGTTACAAACCTATTACGGGGTTCATATGGTCAACAAAGGAAGTGACACTTTTTTGATTAGCGGAGGAGATTCCCTAGTTAGGGTGGAAAACACTATGAAGAACCTAGTCTTGTTTGTTGGTAGTGATGAGGACTCAAAGAAGCTCCTCGAAGACATTAAGATTTGGGGGGCACACGACAAGATAAAGATTGTAGATGTAAGTGTAAATGGGTTAAGGGGCTGGCTTCTAGTAGAATATGGGTCTACAAAGACACCATTACTCGTCACTAACAATACGATTCTCTCGGGCTACGAGGAAATTAGGAATTACATTAAGGCCTCTTTCTCAAACCAGTAGATCGTGGAAAAAGATAAATTATAATCCTTTTTCTGTTTCTAGATGAGCCATGGATAGTGCATTTGCTGCCATTGACAATGTTCGCAAGGCGTTGCTTTCGAGCTTCCTAGTGTTTTATGGCTTCTACGTGTTTGTCCTTTTGGTTTTATTCTTCTTCACAATGGGGCCCAAAGCTCTCATGAATGTCTTTACCTTGCAACACGTGGTCAATGCTATAATCTGGATTTTACCTGCATACGTAGCAAACGGGTCGCCCGTAGTCATTGGAAAATTTTTCTTGTCAAAAAACATAAAGAGACACCCAATAGATTTTAACAAGCGTTTCTTTGACGGTAGGGAAATATTCGGCAAGAACAAGACATTTGAAGGATTCCTCGGCGGACTGGCCGCTGGCTGTCTCGCCTCCCTTATACTACAATACATGGGTCTTCACGACTTAGCCCTAGGGAGTTTGCTGGCGCTGGGAGCTTTGCTGGGGGATTTGGTCGGCGCCTTCATAAAACGTAGAATAGGAATAAAGCCGGGGGATCCCGCGTGGATACTTGACCAGGTGGACTTCCTAATAGGATCCTTCATTTTACAGTTTATCTTCTTCGGAGACCTAGACATGGGCCTCGCATTCATTGCCATGGTTATAACGCCTCTCATACATATCTTAACGAATTTCGCCGCTTATCTTCTAAAGCTAAAAAATGTTCCATGGTAAAGGGCTATTCTCTTCTCAAAGAAGTGTGTTGCCCGTTATAGATATCCGATAAATTTAACCGTTTGAAGATTTCTCGATAAACAGTGAATCTATGACAAGCATCGTTGAGCTCAGCGAGCTAATGAAAAAATACACACAAGAGTTCTCTGACGCAGTCTCGAGAAAAGACTACGACGCGGCAATCTCCCTTGCACTTATGGTGCTAGAAAAACTCGTCACGATAGCGAGAAACGAGGTCTTAGGGGTGATAATTGACCCTACTGTACGTTCATTGGCAGACAACTATATTTCGGGGTATGAAAAGACACTCTCATACACAAAGGGTGTCCTCGAGGGGCTGAAATACGTGAGCCCCCTCTATGCCTACGGGGAAAAAGAACAGCTAGTCCAGCTCCTGGCGAGCTCTGTTTCAGAACTATTCTCATTCATAATGGGGGCTTTGATAGTCGTTGCTTCTCTTTCTCCGCCCACACACGAGGAGAGATTTGGAGTAGTTTAGGACTCCAGGAAACACACATTGCTATATAACGTCTTTTGGACGCCTTATTTCAACTATCTCTACCTCCATGCCTGGGAGAATACCCAGCTTCTCTCTAACTTCTTTAGGTATGGTGAACTGTCTAGAGTCTGTGAACCGTGTCTTAAGCAACCTCACAAAAACAGTTACAGATTGATCGCCCCTGCGTAGGACTATTTCCGCATATTCAAGGGTCTGAATTCCCAGGGCTCGTACAAGCTGAGCAGGGATCAATACCTGATTGTTGGAATAGACTTTAACCTTGTAAGGCAAAGTCGTTATGCTGAGTCCCCGTGCTCCCCTTCTACCCCTTGAAATCATTTATCATCACCATTTAAAATAAGAATTTTCATAGATTAAAATTTTTTGATTAAGCCACCCAAAAATTCAAAACCACGAAACGGTACATGTCTCGATACTGCCTCATGACACACAATAAGCCATTTCACAATAGCAACCGTGGCATCTGCTAGAAAAACTTTTAAAGAGGGGTCGTCTGAAAGCCACTTGAGGGCATGTGATAGCTAAAACTGATATTGAGAAAAAAGTAAAGAGCCTTTTTAAGGATGCCGAGATAGACGTCAAAGTTGACGGAAAAGGTGTTAAGCTAGCGATAGAGGGAGTAGGCGAAGAACTCAACACGTTGTTCGTCAAGCTTGGCGACCTCGTCTCTGGCATAGCGAAGCTTACTGGCGCAAAAGACGCAGATGTCATAGTGAGCATACAAGGAGCCGCGTACGGTGTAGAAGTAGAGATTTACTAAGTCCGGTTGAAGTTGAATAGAGAACATATTTCCTTGATGTTTAAAGACATTCAGCAGTTTTCTTTCTAAGATGCTCTATTCTAGACTGCATAGCCTTAACAATTCCGGGTTCTGATACGGTTTCCCGGTCAATGGGTCCAAGTTCCTTTATGCATTTGCCTGAAACGCACGCCAGCATGAGGGCCCAGAGCCTTGCCACAACTTCGGGCTGGTAGCCTCCCCCTCCAGTCATAAGTATAGGTATTCCCTTAGATGCATACCTCGAAAGCATCAACGAGAAAGCGTAGTATGAATTATCAGTCAATCTGAGGCCTACAAGGGGGTCTCCTTTATACGCGTCGCCCCCCGCCTGAACAATAATGAAGTCGGGATGATACCTTTCAAGTATTTCGTCGATAAAAGCTAAAACGAGCCTGAATACGTCGTCCCCACTTGGGAAAGGCATTGGAAGATTAATGTTTCTACATTGGCCCTCTCCCTCGCCTAGCTCATCTATCCATCCTGTCCCCGGATAAAATCCATAGCCGTAGCCATGGCTACTAATTTTTAGAATTGCATCCCTATAGAGTATCTCTTGTGTCCCATCGCCATGGTGAGCGTCGATATCCACTATTGCTATTCGTTGCACTCCATTTCGCGACAAATGTCTCGCGGCGATAGCAATGTCGTTAAAAACGCAGAAACCGCCGGCAGACGATCTCCTGGCATGATGAAAACCTCCCTGAGGATTGAAGCCTATCCCCCCTCTTTCTCTCAGAAAATCTGCAAGCATAAAAGTACCTGAAACCGCCAGCAAGGCTTTCTCGTATACCCCTGGGAAAGCCGGAGTGTCTCCATAGTCGAGAAGACCGACACCGATTCTAGACACCTCTCTGACAAACGAGACATATTTCTCATCATGTGCAAGAAGCAATACATCTTCTTGAATAGGTCTAACCTCTACAATCCTAAGAGGCAACATGCTCTGAAGAAGCGGCAAAAATCTATCATAGAAAACTCTCCGGGAGCCTGTCCACCTATCCTTCAAAGAGGGAGGAGTAAAAGATATATCTCGATATTCTTTGTGCCAGGCTACCAATATTTCCATGCCTATGATTTATATTCCCTCTTATTAAAAACATTTTTATCCCACATATCTTTAAGTAGCTTGACGAGAAATGGAAAGAGAGTTTTACGAAGTCCGTTGGCATGGACGTGGAGGACAAGGAGTAGTCACAAGCAGTGAACTTCTCGCCCTCGCCGCCCTAAAAGAGGGTAAACACGTTTACCATGCTCCCGAATTTGGGCCGGAACGCCGGGGAGCTCCTGTGAGAGCCTACACTAGGATAGGGAACGTCCCTTTAGAACTGCACTCCGGCATATACGAGCCCGACATAGTTGTCGTGATAGACCCCTCAATGCAGAACGAGCCCTTCATATTTGCTGGGCTCAAGAAAAACGGGACACTAGTAATAAATGCGAAGACTCCTAGCGAAAAGGTTCTAGAAAATGTGAAGAACCTTGGATTAAATCTGTGGATTGTGGACGCCTACAAGATAGCAATGGAGGTATTTGGGCGCCCATTCTATAATACGCCTATGCTCGGAGCACTAGTAAAGGCAAGCAACATTGTTAATCTAGACTCTGTTCTCTCAGCCGTCTCTGAGCGGTTCTCCAAGGACAGCAAAATTGCACAGCTAAATGTTCTCGCAATTAAAAGAGCTTATGAGGAGGTGAAGAAATATGAGTAAGAGCACACCATTTGTCTTGAAAACCTGGAAAGAAATGCCAATTGGAGGCATAATTTCGGAGCCCAAGACGAGCCTATACAATAAGACTGGTAACTGGCGCGCGTTAAAGCCCGTCCTTAACAAGGACAAATGTATAAGATGCCTGCTTTGCTGGACCCACTGCCCCGAGCCTGCGATCATTAGACTTGATGACGACTATGTATCGATAGACTATGACTACTGTAAGGGATGTGGGATATGTGCGAATGTTTGCCCCGTACACGCAATTGAAATGGTGATGGAGGAATGATGGGAAAACGTGTCGGAATGAATGGGGACAGGGCTGTAGCATTTGCCGCTAAACAGGCAAAGGTCGACGTGATCTCCGCTTACCCAATAACCCCCCAGACAATAATTGTCGAGACACTCGCCGAGTATGTGAACAATGGTGAACTTGATGCCGCTTTTATCCCAGTGGAGAGTGAGCACAGTGCTCTATCGGCTGCTATCGGTGCCTCACTGGCTGGGGCAAGAGTATTCACGGCAACGAGTAGCCAGGGACTTGCACTAATGTGGGAAATCCTCTGGATAGCCGCTGGTCTAAGAGCGCCGATAGTCATGGCAATGGGCAACCGCGCGCTCTCGCCCAACATTAATATCCACTGTAGCCACGACGACGCCTATGCTGCACGCGACACGGGATGGCTTCAATTATTCGCTGAAAACGTCCAGGAAGCATACGACCTAACACTGTTGGCTTTCAAAATTGCCGAGGACCACCGCGTCCTACTACCCACAATAGTCAACCTAGACGGATTCATACTTACGCACGCCGCAGAGGGGCTCTACGTCCTAGACGACAAAGATGTTGACAGCTTCCTTCCGCCGCGGAAGCCAGTAAACCCAATAGACCCAGATAACCCAAAGACCTATGGGCCACTCGACTTTACCGACTGGTACATGGAGCACAGAAAAATCTGGTACGACACGTATCCAAATGTACCACAGGTAATTAAGGAGGCCTTCGCCGAATATGAGAAACTCACCGGGAGAAGATATGTCCAGATAAAGACCTTCAACGCCGAGGACGCCGACAAAGCCATAGTTATTCTAGGCTCGTCCGCAGGCACCGCAAGGTATGCGGCTAGGAAACTAAAAGAAAAAGGACAAAACATGGCCGTTATAAGTCTGACGCAGTACAGGCCATTCCCAAGAAAAGAGCTAAGAACCATACTTGAAAAATTCGACGTGGTAGCGGTCCTCGACAGGAGCCTAAGTTTTGGAAGCCCTGGAAACCAGCTCTTCATGGATGTCGCCACATCCCTGTACAACGCGAAAAAGAAGCCTCTTCTAGTTAACGTCGTCTATGGTCTCGGCGGCAGAGACTTTACTCCACGCCACGTGGAGCAGGTGTACCAGTTAATGGAGGAGGTACAAAAGAGGGGTGAAGCTCCCGAAGAGCCTGTTTGGGTAGGATTAAGGGAGGCATGAGGTGATGTATGTGAGCGTAAAGGCAACACCAATTAAAAGCCTGAAAGAACTGCCACGCACAGAACAGTTTGCGCCCGGACACCGTCTATGCGCGGGTTGCGGAATACCGCAAGTAGTCAGGTTTGCATTAAAGGCTGTCCCAGACCCCAAGGTAGTCGTCAACGCCACTGGATGCCTAGAGGTTGCAACAACTATTTTCCCATACACTAGCTGGGGCGTGCCCTGGGTGCACGTAGCATTTGAAAACGCCGCCGCAGTTGCAAGCGGGATTGAGGCTGCCTTCAGGGTTCTCTCCAAGAAGTACGGAACAAAGAAGCCGAAGATCATCGTATTTGGTGGCGACGGAGGAACATTTGATATCGGTTTCCAGGCTCTTAGCGGTGCACTAGAGAGGGGACACGACTTGATCTATATCTGCTATGACAACGAGGCATACATGAACACTGGTATCCAGCGGAGCGGAGCCACGCCGAAAGGTGCAAGCACCACCACGAGTCCAGCCGGCAAGGCTGTTCCCGGAAAAATGGAGAGAAAGAAAAACCTGATAGAAATAGCCATTGCGCATGGAATTAAGTATGCGGCCACTATGAACCCGGCCTTCCCGATAGACATGTACAACAAGATTGTAAAAGCCGCAAATACCCCTGGTCCAACCGTGCTACACTACTTTACTCCTTGTCCAACTGGATGGTACTTTGACCCGTCGAGAAGCATTGAGATCGCTAGACTGGCAGTGCAGACCCGCATCTGGCCACTCTACGAGTATGAAGACGGCAAGATCAGGATAACCGTGCCCGTGAAGGATCCTAAGCCAGTGGAAGACTACTTTAAGCTTCAAGGTAGGTTTAGGCACCTGCTTGAACCCGAGAACAAGTGGTTGCTAGACGAGATTAAGCGGGACATAGAGGAGAACTGGAACAGGCTCCTAAAGCTCGCAGAACAGAAGTAGGGCTTCCCCAGGCTACACCTGTAAACTACCCGATAAACATTATCTTTTTTTATTTAGAGTGGCAATTCATTTCTGAAGTTTACATGCATGATTACGAGCTGGGCGCAGTCTACAAGTCGATGTGCCCTAACTGTGGCGGAGACATCAGCGACCACCGTTTAGCCAGCAAGACCCCCTGTAGGGTATGTTTACCAGAAGACAAGCTATCCGAGCTAAAAAATACAGCAACTGGGAAGAAACATAGAGGAAAAAATGTCGACGACTTCCTTGCACATCTAGAACAGGTAATCCGGCTACTTGAGGCTCAGGGGACAAAGAAAGAACTGGAAAAGTTTTACAATGTGGAAAAGAAGTTGCTGGAGTTTGGAGAGTTTTTCTCCCAGGCACTAGGTAGCAGACCCTGGAGTGCCCAGAGGACTTGGGCTAGGAGGGTTTTCCTCGGAAAAAGCTTCGTGATTCTTGCACCTACGGGTGTTGGTAAGACTGTTTTCGGCATTCTCACCGCCTTGTTTCTCTCAAAGGAAAAAAGAAAATCTTACCTTATTTTGCCTACCTCTGCTTTGGCGTCTCAAGTATACGAGAAGGCTAGAGCCTTCGCGTCAAAACTCGGCCTGGACCCGGAGAGCATCGTTATATATCATGGTAGTCTCTCGAAGAACCATAAAGAAGAAGTCATTGAGAAGATTCGAAGCGGAGGATACTCCGTCCTCATCACAACGTCCCAGTTTTTGGCCAGGAATTTTGACAAGCTGGAGGGTCAAAAATTTGACTTTGTATTTGTCGACGACGTGGACAGCATAATAAAGTCTTCAAAAAACATTGACAAGCTACTCGTTCTGCTCGGTTTTTCCCGGGAAGACATTGACCTTGCTTTAAGGACTATAAGAGAAACCTCGAGACTAACTCGCCTACTGCGGAATGGTAATGTATCTGACGAGGACAGGTTGCAGGTCGAAAAGTTGCGTGAAAAACTAAGGGAAAACCTGTCTAAGAGTGAACACGGGGTTTTAGTCGTGTCAACGGCGACCGGGAGACCCCGTGGGACAAGGATTAGGCTCTTCAGGGAACTTTTAGGATTTGAAATTGGTGCTCGAGGAGAGTTCCTAAGAAACATTGTTGACACTTATACCATTGTTGCTAACAAAGACATTGTCGAAAAAGCTGTAGAACTAGTGTCAGAACTTGGGGGAGGGGGTCTCGTCTTTGTTCCTATAGGGACCCAGGAAGACTTTGTCCTTCGTCTCGCTGGAGAGTTTGAAAAGTCTGGCATAAGAGCCAAAGTGCTGTATGGCAAGCACAAAGACAAAAACGCCATAAAAGAGTTTGAGGCGGGAAACGTTGACGTCTTGATTGGGACCGCTAGCTACTACGGGACGCTTGTAAGGGGCCTTGACCTTCCACATGTCGTGAAGTATGTGCTCTTCGTGGGCGTGCCACACTTCAAGTTTTCATTGGATCTAGGCGATATCACCCCGCTGCGCCTTGTCCAGATCGCTTCTAATGTCAGAAATATAGCTACAAAAGAAGATCAAGCCTCCCTGGACCGACTAATCCTATACCTGCGAGAGGCCCTACAAAACATGGAGCCTGGAGAATACATGGCTTTCACTAATTGTATAAAGGATAATTCCTGTACCGGAAAACTGGCAAGGGTCGCGGAGAGAATCGACTTGTTGAAAAGAATAGTCGGGAAGTATCTTTCCTCCCTTGAATACCTGGACAGGCTCTCGAAAGAGACTTCCCTCATGATAGTGAAAGACGGAGAAACATTAAAGCTTCTGTTGCCAGACGTCATGACATATATACAGGCTTCTGGCAGAGCTTCACGTCTCTACGCCAGGGGTGTTTCAAAGGGACTCTCAATAGTCATATGCAACGACGAAATGTTCTTTGAAAAATTCAAAAAATTCACCAGTTTCTATGAGATTGAGTGGAAGCCTCTAGAAGAAATCAACCTGGAACAATTAATGAGGGAAATAT from Thermofilum adornatum carries:
- the ftsY gene encoding signal recognition particle-docking protein FtsY gives rise to the protein MPSFSLKNVLKSFVEELAYTELDPKAVEEVSSTYVLKLVEEGVALEVAESIFRDLSERISGKKVGRLENKKEIILKEFRRLLEDLFSQAGKIDIWQRTAEAIRQKGYFTIVFLGPNGHGKTTTVAKLANLYKEKGYRVTIAAADTFRAGAIEQAQYWASKIGADFVSLGYDADPAAVAYEAVKRGEKGLSQVVLIDTAGRMHTKKNLMDEMRKIVRVSQPDLKIFVGDALVGNDAVEQAKTFYNEVGFDGSILTKFDADTKGGAALSIVYITRKPIIFVGVGQGIRDLKEFDPEWYLEMLLD
- the pfdA gene encoding prefoldin subunit alpha, whose amino-acid sequence is MSQISRERLAEEYGYLAQIAEELEKEITLAQSLVAEVEAAISALKNINSLEDSKEILVPVSSGIYIRANVKKQEKFLVAIARDILVEKTFEETLDFLSKRKEELNQLIQKRVDDLNKIVSRIREIEGIIKATK
- the rpl18a gene encoding 50S ribosomal protein L18Ae, producing the protein MGSVKTFEVSGTMRLRLGEQRKFRIYVRGLSEDEAKEKVYSILGSRHKLTRNHIKIASIREVPLEEVQDEYVRDLAQADKIVAYILR
- a CDS encoding CDP-2,3-bis-(O-geranylgeranyl)-sn-glycerol synthase, with amino-acid sequence MDSAFAAIDNVRKALLSSFLVFYGFYVFVLLVLFFFTMGPKALMNVFTLQHVVNAIIWILPAYVANGSPVVIGKFFLSKNIKRHPIDFNKRFFDGREIFGKNKTFEGFLGGLAAGCLASLILQYMGLHDLALGSLLALGALLGDLVGAFIKRRIGIKPGDPAWILDQVDFLIGSFILQFIFFGDLDMGLAFIAMVITPLIHILTNFAAYLLKLKNVPW
- a CDS encoding AbrB/MazE/SpoVT family DNA-binding domain-containing protein → MISRGRRGARGLSITTLPYKVKVYSNNQVLIPAQLVRALGIQTLEYAEIVLRRGDQSVTVFVRLLKTRFTDSRQFTIPKEVREKLGILPGMEVEIVEIRRPKDVI
- a CDS encoding histone deacetylase family protein, giving the protein MEILVAWHKEYRDISFTPPSLKDRWTGSRRVFYDRFLPLLQSMLPLRIVEVRPIQEDVLLLAHDEKYVSFVREVSRIGVGLLDYGDTPAFPGVYEKALLAVSGTFMLADFLRERGGIGFNPQGGFHHARRSSAGGFCVFNDIAIAARHLSRNGVQRIAIVDIDAHHGDGTQEILYRDAILKISSHGYGYGFYPGTGWIDELGEGEGQCRNINLPMPFPSGDDVFRLVLAFIDEILERYHPDFIIVQAGGDAYKGDPLVGLRLTDNSYYAFSLMLSRYASKGIPILMTGGGGYQPEVVARLWALMLACVSGKCIKELGPIDRETVSEPGIVKAMQSRIEHLRKKTAECL
- a CDS encoding 2-oxoacid:acceptor oxidoreductase family protein, whose amino-acid sequence is MEREFYEVRWHGRGGQGVVTSSELLALAALKEGKHVYHAPEFGPERRGAPVRAYTRIGNVPLELHSGIYEPDIVVVIDPSMQNEPFIFAGLKKNGTLVINAKTPSEKVLENVKNLGLNLWIVDAYKIAMEVFGRPFYNTPMLGALVKASNIVNLDSVLSAVSERFSKDSKIAQLNVLAIKRAYEEVKKYE
- the porD gene encoding pyruvate synthase subunit PorD: MSKSTPFVLKTWKEMPIGGIISEPKTSLYNKTGNWRALKPVLNKDKCIRCLLCWTHCPEPAIIRLDDDYVSIDYDYCKGCGICANVCPVHAIEMVMEE
- a CDS encoding transketolase C-terminal domain-containing protein; its protein translation is MMGKRVGMNGDRAVAFAAKQAKVDVISAYPITPQTIIVETLAEYVNNGELDAAFIPVESEHSALSAAIGASLAGARVFTATSSQGLALMWEILWIAAGLRAPIVMAMGNRALSPNINIHCSHDDAYAARDTGWLQLFAENVQEAYDLTLLAFKIAEDHRVLLPTIVNLDGFILTHAAEGLYVLDDKDVDSFLPPRKPVNPIDPDNPKTYGPLDFTDWYMEHRKIWYDTYPNVPQVIKEAFAEYEKLTGRRYVQIKTFNAEDADKAIVILGSSAGTARYAARKLKEKGQNMAVISLTQYRPFPRKELRTILEKFDVVAVLDRSLSFGSPGNQLFMDVATSLYNAKKKPLLVNVVYGLGGRDFTPRHVEQVYQLMEEVQKRGEAPEEPVWVGLREA
- a CDS encoding thiamine pyrophosphate-dependent enzyme, whose product is MYVSVKATPIKSLKELPRTEQFAPGHRLCAGCGIPQVVRFALKAVPDPKVVVNATGCLEVATTIFPYTSWGVPWVHVAFENAAAVASGIEAAFRVLSKKYGTKKPKIIVFGGDGGTFDIGFQALSGALERGHDLIYICYDNEAYMNTGIQRSGATPKGASTTTSPAGKAVPGKMERKKNLIEIAIAHGIKYAATMNPAFPIDMYNKIVKAANTPGPTVLHYFTPCPTGWYFDPSRSIEIARLAVQTRIWPLYEYEDGKIRITVPVKDPKPVEDYFKLQGRFRHLLEPENKWLLDEIKRDIEENWNRLLKLAEQK